In Fusobacterium sp., one genomic interval encodes:
- a CDS encoding DUF5682 family protein — MDRLLRGEKQFEIGEEIKRIDELFKKSYDLSSNFLLFPVRHHSPVCSFHLEKVIEEYQPEAILIEGPKNAGHLIEYAVSDKTKTPFCIYLSYDDKSGKINEEKGKYRAFYPFLDYSPELTALRKGTEKGIHCEFIDLSYGEKLLNTPNPEQKNIENYEDDRVFLQSSYYKMLIEKMGCKNFNELWEMLFEIEGFHTETESFLKSLFYYCYYSRENTSQDELIYHGDIIREYYMAENIREAMKKYKKVLVVTGGIHTIELVNLITAKKLPSFKIESIKEEDSPSYLMPYSFEESDRNSGYESGMVFPFFYQKVWENINKNRKKPFEESVLRFIINTAGAVRKKQPLSIADEMQSYYMARGLGELREKKECGVFELIDGVKASFVKGEINSYHQPSLKNLYRLLTGMEMGSIDPDCGVPPLVNDFFVKCKKFKIATTVSMKKETKLDVYNNESHREKSRFFHQMKFLETDFCHYIRGQDSNTGKGRILLRETWEYRFFPGVQVALITNSAYGGTVEEACLSLIIKGISAEHSNARELSEKLLQANRMGLNSVYGIIFEKLMDIIGNDMDFLSVSDCFKNLSEVKTYNTSFTGIDIPMLDKVIELNLNRMLTLIYTIINSKKEDEDNICDGIKFLYTYFIDSLNREEEETFIQSMFSIYEDNNANTALSGSGSAVLFKKGRISLEEAMAKFNSYLNGSDVSKKMSASFLKGFFKIAKDIVFVDDRMLHSLDEILKDTDGDLFLEILPDLRFAFTYFLPFETDKIAKQVSSFYDISGEALLYGDVFDQKQIEKAADIDKYCAEKLDEWLLIKGEENGR, encoded by the coding sequence ATGGATAGATTATTACGAGGCGAGAAACAATTTGAAATAGGTGAAGAAATAAAGAGGATAGATGAGCTTTTTAAAAAAAGTTATGATTTATCTTCAAATTTCCTACTGTTTCCAGTGAGACATCATAGTCCAGTCTGTTCTTTTCATTTGGAAAAAGTAATAGAAGAGTATCAGCCAGAAGCTATATTGATAGAAGGACCTAAAAATGCAGGGCATTTAATAGAATATGCAGTATCAGATAAAACAAAAACACCTTTCTGCATATATCTAAGTTATGATGATAAATCAGGAAAAATAAATGAAGAAAAAGGTAAATATAGAGCATTTTATCCATTTCTTGATTATTCTCCTGAGCTAACTGCATTGAGAAAAGGAACAGAGAAAGGGATACATTGTGAATTTATTGATCTCAGCTACGGAGAAAAGCTTTTAAATACTCCCAACCCAGAACAAAAAAATATAGAGAATTATGAAGATGACAGAGTATTTTTACAAAGCAGTTATTATAAAATGCTCATAGAAAAAATGGGTTGTAAAAATTTTAATGAACTATGGGAGATGCTTTTTGAAATAGAGGGATTTCATACAGAAACTGAAAGTTTTTTAAAAAGCCTGTTTTATTATTGTTATTACAGCAGAGAGAATACTTCTCAGGATGAATTAATTTATCATGGAGATATAATCCGAGAGTATTATATGGCTGAGAATATTCGAGAAGCTATGAAAAAGTATAAAAAAGTATTAGTTGTAACTGGCGGAATACATACAATAGAACTTGTAAACCTTATTACAGCAAAGAAACTTCCTTCATTTAAAATAGAGAGCATAAAGGAAGAAGATTCACCTAGTTATCTTATGCCTTATTCTTTTGAAGAATCTGATAGAAATTCAGGATATGAATCAGGAATGGTATTTCCATTTTTCTATCAAAAGGTATGGGAGAATATAAATAAAAATAGAAAAAAACCTTTTGAGGAATCAGTATTGCGTTTTATTATTAATACAGCTGGAGCTGTAAGAAAAAAACAGCCTCTTTCAATAGCAGATGAAATGCAGTCATATTATATGGCCAGAGGATTAGGAGAATTGAGAGAAAAAAAAGAATGTGGAGTGTTTGAACTGATAGATGGAGTCAAGGCATCTTTTGTAAAAGGAGAAATAAATTCATATCACCAGCCATCATTAAAAAATCTCTACAGACTTCTTACTGGAATGGAAATGGGGAGTATAGATCCAGATTGCGGAGTTCCTCCTTTAGTAAATGATTTTTTTGTAAAATGTAAAAAATTTAAAATAGCTACAACAGTAAGTATGAAAAAAGAAACTAAGCTGGATGTATATAATAATGAAAGCCATAGAGAGAAAAGCAGATTTTTTCATCAAATGAAGTTTTTAGAAACAGATTTTTGTCATTATATCAGAGGTCAGGATTCCAATACTGGAAAAGGAAGAATACTTCTTAGGGAAACATGGGAATATCGATTTTTTCCAGGAGTACAGGTAGCTCTTATTACAAACTCTGCATATGGAGGAACAGTAGAAGAAGCATGTCTTTCTCTGATAATAAAAGGAATATCAGCTGAACATAGTAATGCCAGAGAACTTTCAGAAAAGCTTTTACAGGCAAATCGTATGGGCTTAAACAGTGTATATGGTATTATTTTTGAAAAGCTGATGGATATAATAGGTAATGATATGGATTTTTTAAGTGTATCTGATTGTTTTAAAAATCTTAGCGAAGTCAAAACTTATAATACAAGTTTTACTGGGATAGATATACCAATGCTTGATAAGGTAATAGAATTGAATTTAAATCGTATGCTTACATTGATTTATACTATTATAAATTCTAAAAAAGAAGATGAAGATAATATTTGCGATGGGATAAAATTTTTGTATACTTATTTTATAGATAGTTTAAATAGAGAAGAGGAAGAAACTTTTATTCAAAGTATGTTTTCCATATATGAAGATAACAATGCTAATACAGCTCTTTCTGGATCAGGGAGTGCAGTTCTTTTTAAGAAAGGAAGAATATCTTTAGAAGAAGCTATGGCTAAGTTTAATTCTTATCTTAATGGATCTGATGTTTCTAAAAAAATGTCAGCATCTTTCTTAAAAGGATTTTTTAAGATAGCCAAAGATATAGTTTTTGTAGATGATAGAATGCTTCATTCTTTAGATGAGATATTGAAAGACACTGATGGAGATTTATTTTTAGAGATACTTCCAGATTTGAGATTTGCATTTACATATTTTCTTCCTTTTGAAACTGATAAAATTGCTAAACAAGTATCTTCATTTTATGACATATCAGGAGAGGCATTATTATATGGAGATGTTTTTGATCAAAAACAAATAGAAAAAGCGGCAGATATTGATAAATATTGTGCTGAAAAACTGGATGAGTGGCTTTTAATAAAGGGGGAAGAAAATGGAAGATAA
- a CDS encoding AAA family ATPase, with translation MEVKILKPTMEMKYAEELEVLKNTDTGKKPENWLMSPKAVRTFILGSDKAIEYNGKKVKITKKFYGDDSLVERSIITLAGNRGLMLVGDPGTAKTMLSELLSAAICGTTTNTIQGTAGTTEDMIKYSWNYAMLLAKGPVREALVPAPLYIGMKEGIITRFEEITRCPLEMQDSMISVMSDKMLNIPEFAEEPVLYARPGFNVIATANTRDKGINEMSSALKRRFNFETVLPVSSVTIEAKIIEQECEKMFNEANIEMKIDHNVIEVLALTFRELREGITYENIKVDIPSSVMSTAEAVSVYFQTAIDSYYYSDGKITADKLVQNIKGAVIKENRDDLSKLKNYFGTVVKKRAEKEGSLWIDYYEARNNLK, from the coding sequence GTGGAAGTAAAAATTTTAAAACCTACTATGGAGATGAAATATGCTGAGGAGTTAGAAGTATTGAAAAATACAGATACTGGAAAAAAACCAGAAAATTGGCTTATGTCTCCAAAAGCAGTGAGAACATTCATCCTTGGAAGTGATAAAGCCATAGAGTATAATGGAAAAAAAGTAAAAATAACTAAAAAATTCTATGGAGATGATTCTCTTGTAGAAAGAAGTATAATTACTCTTGCTGGAAATAGAGGACTTATGCTTGTAGGGGATCCTGGAACAGCTAAAACTATGTTGAGTGAACTTTTATCTGCAGCTATCTGCGGAACAACTACAAACACTATTCAGGGAACAGCAGGAACTACTGAAGATATGATTAAATATTCATGGAACTATGCAATGCTTTTAGCAAAAGGACCTGTAAGAGAAGCTCTTGTTCCAGCACCTCTGTATATTGGAATGAAAGAAGGAATAATAACTCGTTTTGAAGAAATAACTAGATGCCCATTGGAAATGCAGGATAGCATGATAAGTGTTATGAGTGATAAAATGTTGAATATTCCAGAGTTTGCAGAAGAACCAGTATTGTATGCAAGACCTGGATTTAATGTGATAGCCACTGCTAATACTAGAGATAAGGGTATTAACGAGATGAGTAGTGCTTTGAAAAGAAGATTTAATTTTGAAACAGTTCTTCCAGTAAGCAGTGTAACTATAGAGGCTAAAATAATAGAGCAGGAATGTGAAAAAATGTTTAATGAGGCTAATATAGAAATGAAAATAGACCATAATGTTATTGAGGTACTGGCTTTGACTTTCAGAGAGTTAAGAGAAGGTATAACTTATGAAAATATAAAAGTAGATATACCATCATCAGTTATGAGTACAGCAGAAGCAGTATCAGTATATTTCCAGACTGCTATTGATTCATATTATTATAGTGATGGGAAAATAACTGCTGACAAACTTGTTCAAAATATAAAAGGAGCAGTAATCAAGGAAAATAGAGATGATTTGTCAAAACTTAAAAATTATTTTGGAACTGTTGTGAAAAAAAGAGCAGAAAAAGAGGGGTCATTATGGATAGATTATTACGAGGCGAGAAACAATTTGAAATAG
- a CDS encoding DUF4132 domain-containing protein: MARKEAAEIIMRNVYSYKEPQLKEQIESYILGETNTAPSGNDLRQKISMYQAYGFDQLGCFDENKNFIDNEDGEVLKRYTELLYKECPDKLSTQFQLFSGKYSLYKKLGFSKAFIKEDFQKTLLYTTRYWWQTEKESVDKFIENYKDIADEYINEYDKVNGNAAFAAGIILITKLVNENESTPMEKIGNIFFGKKEKVVEKLERFFYSILKKRLKDKTVKRILENDIRDTQIDKYYNEVVQIKLVFTSEMHETILINKIIKEIKMASNIIFQGIRIAAMAEPVTFLYVHNNDEQTMKNIEELKLSDKYKLDFCLERISNDYRHNEKYFYKVIEGSMKLSPDYVKSIMKREIDEEDIMGGILLSLLIKNNYIDGAEKKEYLGKIENLFIKSYSEIYANKEVYGYEFPEIGMEDFEFLRNEKAVLDGIKISESGSAYKYRAKANKINVSALSLIEYSTVARNAVGVIFKMKGYIRYLFHFIINYKCVCPVKNENVYTRLYEKLGVSFEDICQGYLDYRFREDAIEKDEFLEFAHKYEKEIYELLKNNFFEIESLKDFINILYKENNGFDYVELTNVFEKKIKSVTSMVEDMLKSKENEVRSKIEELAGAKSKITADTAMRLIRIWDNDKIEKDLKAMEDINKVTEYIENLYTKTNDKNTPYAKEIDYGNVRIKDSEEKISEKVMKYFVSEYIVLKDLYIIKGCKKIQEIVNIYDLRLLMKNIFDMWIAEGSTTKYRNLLLPLALTAGETQIPMIKKQIDFWAENSKPGLATFAIQSLCMNGSKMALLTVDSMSRKHKNKRVKRAALEAMDIAAEAMGMSRDELDDIIVPDLGFGKDRTRIFSYGEREFKAVLDDKMEITLFDNTGKQIKSLPKASAKNNDNEDMAAECKEELKNIKKQIKIVIESQKLRIAKAVIIGRKWSIDKWKELFIENPIMNSFATKLVWEEADSKGNIIKTFRYMEDGTFNTVDEEEYELENGTYILPLHPADIDEEELAAWTEQLEDYEIVQPVDQLNIPVYTLKDEELEEKEITEFKTKKIYASTFKSAANKLGFNMEFAEYGECCGCTFIDESSNIKMFISTNNFYPGDYSTIISILKISFISRESNSEIILRKVPKKLISLAYLAGNMITEKAIENREE; encoded by the coding sequence ATGGCAAGAAAAGAAGCAGCAGAAATTATTATGAGAAATGTGTATTCTTATAAAGAACCTCAATTGAAAGAACAGATTGAAAGTTATATACTAGGGGAAACAAATACAGCTCCATCAGGTAATGATTTAAGACAGAAAATATCAATGTATCAGGCATATGGTTTTGATCAATTAGGGTGTTTTGATGAAAATAAAAATTTTATAGATAATGAAGATGGAGAGGTATTAAAAAGATATACAGAACTGTTATATAAAGAATGTCCAGATAAACTGAGCACTCAGTTTCAGCTTTTTAGTGGAAAATATAGCCTTTATAAAAAATTAGGATTCAGTAAGGCATTTATAAAAGAAGATTTCCAGAAAACTCTTTTATATACTACAAGATATTGGTGGCAGACAGAAAAAGAATCAGTAGACAAATTTATTGAGAATTATAAGGATATTGCTGATGAATATATAAATGAATATGATAAAGTAAATGGAAATGCAGCTTTTGCAGCAGGAATAATTCTTATAACAAAATTAGTAAATGAAAATGAAAGTACACCAATGGAAAAAATAGGTAATATTTTCTTTGGAAAAAAAGAAAAAGTAGTAGAAAAACTGGAAAGATTTTTTTATAGTATTTTAAAGAAAAGATTAAAAGATAAAACTGTAAAAAGAATTTTAGAAAATGATATAAGAGATACTCAAATAGATAAATATTATAATGAAGTTGTTCAAATAAAATTAGTTTTTACATCTGAAATGCATGAAACTATTTTAATTAATAAAATAATAAAAGAGATAAAAATGGCTTCAAATATTATTTTTCAAGGTATAAGAATAGCAGCAATGGCAGAACCTGTGACATTTCTTTATGTTCATAATAATGATGAACAGACTATGAAGAATATAGAAGAATTAAAGCTTTCAGATAAATATAAATTAGATTTCTGTTTAGAACGTATTTCAAATGACTACAGACATAATGAAAAATATTTTTATAAGGTAATAGAAGGAAGTATGAAATTATCCCCAGATTATGTTAAATCTATAATGAAAAGAGAAATAGATGAAGAAGACATTATGGGAGGAATACTTCTTAGTCTTCTTATAAAAAATAACTATATTGATGGAGCAGAGAAAAAAGAGTATTTAGGTAAAATTGAGAATCTATTTATAAAATCATATAGTGAAATATATGCAAATAAAGAAGTATATGGATATGAATTTCCTGAGATAGGAATGGAAGATTTTGAATTCTTGAGAAATGAAAAAGCAGTACTAGATGGAATAAAAATATCTGAAAGTGGAAGTGCATATAAATATAGAGCAAAAGCTAATAAAATAAATGTTTCAGCTCTTTCTTTAATAGAATATTCTACAGTGGCAAGAAATGCTGTTGGAGTAATTTTTAAGATGAAAGGATATATAAGATATCTTTTCCATTTTATAATAAATTATAAATGTGTATGTCCTGTAAAAAATGAAAATGTCTATACAAGGCTTTATGAAAAATTGGGAGTTTCATTTGAAGATATCTGTCAAGGATATCTTGACTATAGATTTAGAGAAGATGCAATAGAAAAAGATGAATTTTTAGAATTTGCTCATAAGTATGAAAAAGAGATATATGAATTATTAAAAAATAATTTTTTTGAAATAGAAAGTCTAAAGGATTTTATTAATATTCTTTACAAAGAAAATAATGGATTTGATTATGTAGAACTTACTAATGTATTTGAAAAGAAAATAAAAAGTGTAACAAGTATGGTAGAAGATATGCTTAAATCTAAAGAAAATGAAGTACGTTCTAAGATAGAGGAATTAGCTGGAGCTAAAAGCAAAATAACTGCTGATACTGCTATGCGTCTTATAAGAATATGGGATAATGATAAAATAGAAAAGGATTTAAAAGCAATGGAGGATATTAATAAAGTGACAGAATATATAGAAAATCTATATACAAAAACTAATGATAAAAATACTCCTTATGCTAAAGAAATAGATTATGGAAATGTTAGAATAAAAGATTCAGAAGAAAAAATTTCAGAAAAAGTAATGAAATATTTTGTATCAGAATATATAGTTTTAAAAGATCTATATATAATTAAAGGATGCAAAAAAATACAGGAAATTGTAAATATTTATGATTTGAGACTTTTAATGAAGAATATTTTTGATATGTGGATTGCTGAAGGATCAACTACAAAATATAGAAATTTACTTTTACCTCTAGCTCTTACAGCTGGTGAGACTCAAATACCTATGATTAAAAAGCAAATAGACTTCTGGGCAGAGAACAGTAAGCCTGGTCTTGCAACTTTTGCTATCCAATCTTTATGTATGAATGGAAGCAAAATGGCATTGCTTACAGTAGACAGTATGTCAAGAAAACATAAAAATAAAAGAGTAAAAAGAGCAGCTCTTGAGGCTATGGATATAGCAGCAGAAGCTATGGGAATGTCTAGAGATGAACTGGATGATATAATAGTTCCCGATTTAGGATTTGGAAAAGACAGAACTAGAATATTCAGTTATGGAGAAAGGGAATTTAAAGCTGTATTAGATGATAAAATGGAAATAACACTTTTTGATAACACAGGAAAACAGATAAAATCACTTCCAAAGGCATCAGCTAAAAATAATGATAATGAAGATATGGCGGCAGAATGTAAAGAGGAATTAAAGAATATAAAAAAACAGATCAAAATTGTTATAGAATCTCAAAAGTTAAGAATAGCTAAAGCAGTTATAATAGGAAGAAAATGGAGTATAGATAAATGGAAGGAACTGTTTATAGAAAATCCTATAATGAATAGCTTTGCAACAAAACTTGTATGGGAAGAGGCAGACAGTAAAGGAAATATTATAAAAACTTTCAGATACATGGAAGATGGAACATTTAATACAGTGGATGAAGAAGAGTACGAATTGGAAAATGGGACATATATACTTCCATTACACCCAGCTGATATAGATGAGGAAGAGTTGGCAGCATGGACAGAACAATTGGAAGATTATGAAATAGTACAGCCAGTAGATCAATTAAATATCCCAGTATATACTTTAAAAGATGAAGAGCTTGAAGAAAAAGAGATAACAGAATTCAAAACAAAGAAAATTTATGCTTCAACTTTCAAAAGTGCAGCAAATAAACTTGGTTTCAATATGGAGTTTGCTGAATATGGAGAATGTTGTGGGTGTACTTTTATAGATGAATCAAGTAATATAAAGATGTTTATATCTACTAATAATTTCTATCCAGGAGATTATAGTACAATTATCAGTATACTTAAAATAAGTTTTATTTCAAGAGAAAGCAATAGTGAAATAATTCTTAGAAAAGTACCTAAAAAACTTATTAGTCTTGCATATCTTGCAGGAAATATGATAACAGAAAAAGCTATAGAAAACAGGGAGGAATAG
- a CDS encoding phosphatidate cytidylyltransferase has product MNIFQKIPILIFFFFIAIGAYIFVYLLKNKFSKERYTNLCQRIKTWLMIIGIFYLGSINKISMIILFILISYLSLIEFLKLFDVKRTFGIKMICILIIGINYFIIYQNMIYIFYFFIPSIIIFINIFFKKEKIILSLFFSVYFISFISYLVNIESGILLILAWIILIELNDVYQYITGNIFGKRRIAPKISPNKTLEGVVGGIIMTTATIFFLNTAYGYKINIWMGPIIAILGFLGDISISYFKRKANKKDSGTILAGHGGILDRVDSLIFNSPVILLITLYLN; this is encoded by the coding sequence ATGAATATTTTTCAGAAAATTCCTATACTTATTTTTTTCTTTTTTATAGCAATAGGAGCATATATATTTGTTTATTTGTTAAAAAATAAATTTAGTAAAGAAAGATATACAAATCTATGCCAGAGAATAAAAACATGGTTGATGATAATTGGTATTTTTTATCTAGGAAGTATAAATAAAATATCAATGATTATTTTATTTATTTTGATATCTTATCTATCATTAATAGAATTTTTAAAATTATTTGATGTAAAAAGAACTTTTGGAATAAAAATGATATGTATATTAATAATAGGGATTAATTATTTTATAATATATCAGAATATGATTTATATTTTTTATTTCTTTATTCCATCTATAATAATATTTATTAATATATTTTTTAAAAAAGAAAAAATAATTTTAAGTCTATTTTTCAGTGTTTATTTCATAAGCTTTATTTCATATCTTGTAAATATAGAAAGTGGAATTCTATTAATTTTAGCTTGGATTATACTTATAGAACTGAATGATGTTTATCAGTATATAACTGGAAATATTTTTGGCAAAAGAAGGATAGCTCCTAAAATCAGTCCAAATAAAACTTTAGAAGGTGTAGTTGGTGGAATAATAATGACAACAGCAACCATATTCTTTTTAAATACAGCTTATGGATATAAAATTAATATTTGGATGGGACCAATAATAGCTATATTAGGATTTTTAGGAGATATTTCAATTTCTTATTTTAAAAGGAAGGCAAATAAGAAAGATTCAGGAACTATACTTGCAGGTCATGGGGGAATACTTGATCGTGTAGACAGTTTGATTTTTAATTCTCCTGTTATTTTGTTGATAACATTATACTTGAATTAA
- a CDS encoding CDP-alcohol phosphatidyltransferase family protein encodes MDISIYNLKKKFQDLLMPLCRKLNSFGITPNQITIGTMILSIIFSVIFYIFSKYRWLFLTVPLFFLIRMAFNALDGMIASRFDKKTNLGIFLNEIGDVVADTVFFLCFFSAVNINIISTMLFTFLGILSEYTGIVAIQIDRKRHYEGPMGKSDRAFFVSILSIFIFIGIDNKYINYLIYLGIFLLVVTIYNRIKATLKNIV; translated from the coding sequence ATGGATATTTCAATATATAATTTAAAGAAAAAATTTCAGGATTTATTGATGCCATTATGCAGAAAGTTGAACTCTTTTGGTATAACTCCTAATCAGATAACCATTGGAACTATGATTTTAAGCATTATATTTTCTGTAATTTTTTATATATTTTCAAAATATAGATGGTTATTTTTGACAGTTCCATTATTTTTCTTAATAAGAATGGCTTTTAATGCATTAGATGGAATGATTGCCAGCAGATTTGATAAAAAAACAAATTTAGGTATTTTTCTCAATGAGATTGGAGATGTAGTTGCAGATACAGTTTTTTTTCTGTGCTTTTTTTCTGCTGTAAATATTAATATTATATCAACTATGCTGTTTACTTTTTTAGGAATATTATCAGAATATACAGGAATAGTGGCTATACAGATTGATAGAAAAAGACATTATGAAGGACCAATGGGTAAAAGTGACAGAGCTTTTTTTGTAAGTATATTGTCAATTTTCATATTTATAGGAATAGATAATAAATATATAAACTATCTCATATATTTAGGAATATTTTTATTAGTAGTCACTATATATAATAGAATAAAAGCTACTTTAAAAAATATTGTATAG
- a CDS encoding bifunctional alpha/beta hydrolase/class I SAM-dependent methyltransferase, whose amino-acid sequence MEMNYFKSFDGTDIFYRNWNFDENKKTLIVIHRGHEHSERLNDFATSERFKKYNIFSYDLRGHGCTKEKSSPIFMDYVRDLNSFVNFIKKEYKILEKDIFIVANSIGGVILTAWVHDYAPEIAGMALLAPAFEIKLYVPLAKESIMLLTKLNKNAKVPSYVKSKVLTHDVNEQKKYDSDRLITKDINARLLVDLLDAGKRLADDSAAIDIPTIIFSAGKDYVVKNNSQKKFYLELGSELKEFVYLKDFYHGIMFEEKREEVYKKIDDFIIKSYSLKKESINILPEKFSQKEYETILLKMIPIKEKVSFGIQKFLLNKLGWLSKGMSIGLEHGFDSGPSLDYIYKNQTDGKFGIGKFMDRCYLNEIGWQGIRVRKKNLLELVRERITTLSKNDVRILDIAGGVGNYLFDIKREFPDVEIIINEFKKENIATGEKVIEENGWEKIRFTNLDCFDYETYKKLEFTPDIIIISGIFELFNENELINQAVKGAVEILEKNGCIIYTGQPWHPQLHKIAFVLNNHRERNWIMRRRGQKELDNIFRYNGLEKRKMLIDNFGIFTVSLVEKRGE is encoded by the coding sequence ATGGAGATGAATTATTTTAAAAGTTTTGATGGTACAGATATATTTTATAGAAATTGGAATTTTGATGAGAATAAAAAAACTTTAATTGTGATTCATAGAGGTCATGAACATTCAGAGAGATTAAATGATTTTGCAACTAGCGAAAGATTTAAAAAATATAATATTTTTTCTTATGATTTAAGAGGTCATGGATGTACAAAAGAAAAAAGTTCTCCAATATTTATGGATTATGTAAGAGATTTAAATTCATTTGTAAATTTTATAAAAAAAGAATATAAAATATTAGAAAAAGATATTTTTATAGTAGCAAATAGTATAGGAGGAGTTATTCTAACAGCATGGGTACATGATTATGCACCTGAAATTGCTGGGATGGCACTTCTTGCTCCTGCTTTTGAAATAAAATTATATGTTCCTTTAGCAAAGGAATCTATTATGCTTTTAACAAAGCTTAATAAAAATGCCAAAGTTCCAAGTTATGTTAAATCTAAGGTACTGACTCATGATGTAAATGAGCAAAAGAAATATGATTCAGATAGATTAATAACTAAAGATATCAATGCTAGGCTTCTTGTTGATCTTTTAGATGCAGGAAAAAGATTAGCTGATGATTCTGCTGCCATTGATATTCCTACAATCATTTTTTCTGCTGGAAAAGATTATGTCGTAAAAAATAATTCTCAGAAAAAATTCTATTTAGAACTAGGAAGTGAATTAAAAGAATTTGTATATTTAAAGGATTTCTATCATGGAATTATGTTTGAAGAAAAAAGAGAAGAAGTTTATAAAAAAATAGATGATTTTATTATAAAAAGTTATAGTTTAAAAAAGGAAAGTATAAATATTCTTCCAGAAAAATTTTCTCAAAAAGAATATGAAACTATTTTATTGAAGATGATCCCAATTAAAGAAAAAGTATCTTTTGGAATACAAAAATTTCTTCTAAATAAATTAGGATGGTTAAGTAAGGGAATGAGTATAGGATTGGAGCATGGGTTTGATTCAGGACCTTCTCTTGATTATATTTATAAAAATCAAACTGATGGAAAATTTGGGATAGGGAAATTCATGGACAGATGCTATTTGAATGAAATAGGGTGGCAGGGAATAAGAGTGAGAAAGAAAAATCTTCTTGAATTAGTCAGAGAAAGAATAACAACATTATCCAAAAATGATGTAAGGATATTAGATATAGCAGGAGGAGTTGGGAACTATCTTTTTGACATTAAAAGAGAATTTCCAGATGTTGAAATTATAATAAATGAATTTAAAAAAGAGAATATAGCAACAGGAGAAAAAGTCATTGAAGAAAATGGATGGGAAAAGATAAGATTTACTAATTTAGATTGTTTTGATTATGAAACTTATAAAAAACTTGAGTTTACACCAGATATAATTATAATTTCAGGAATATTTGAATTGTTCAATGAAAATGAACTTATAAATCAGGCAGTAAAAGGAGCTGTTGAAATACTTGAAAAAAATGGATGCATTATATATACAGGTCAGCCATGGCATCCTCAACTTCATAAGATAGCTTTTGTTTTAAATAATCATAGAGAAAGAAACTGGATAATGAGAAGAAGAGGTCAAAAAGAACTGGATAATATTTTCAGATATAATGGATTAGAAAAAAGAAAGATGCTTATAGATAATTTTGGAATTTTTACAGTTTCTTTAGTTGAAAAGAGAGGAGAATAA